The Bacillus carboniphilus genome contains a region encoding:
- a CDS encoding PSP1 domain-containing protein encodes MYDVVGVRFKKAGKIYYFDPDGFQINKEDYVIVETIRGVEFGQVVVNDKTVGEADIILPLKKVIRIADQKDRLIVEENKKEAQSAYETCQQKVLEHGLDMKLVDVEYTFDRNKVIFYFTAEGRVDFRDLVKDLASIFKTRIELRQIGVRDEAKMLGGIGPCGRMLCCSTFLGDFEPVSIKMAKDQNLSLNPTKISGLCGRLMCCLKYENDEYETAKKQLPDIGEYITTPDGRGKVVGLNILERLLQVEIIERDRVIEYTWEEILNNEEAVSTKSTK; translated from the coding sequence TTGTATGATGTTGTAGGAGTTAGGTTCAAAAAAGCTGGGAAAATCTATTATTTTGATCCGGACGGCTTTCAGATTAATAAAGAGGATTATGTAATCGTAGAAACGATTCGTGGAGTGGAGTTTGGTCAAGTGGTTGTGAATGACAAAACGGTAGGAGAAGCTGATATAATCCTACCTTTAAAAAAAGTTATTCGGATTGCAGACCAAAAAGATCGATTAATTGTAGAAGAAAATAAGAAAGAAGCACAGTCAGCCTATGAAACGTGTCAGCAAAAAGTGCTTGAGCATGGCTTGGATATGAAGCTGGTCGATGTTGAATACACATTTGATCGAAATAAAGTGATTTTTTATTTCACGGCAGAAGGCAGAGTCGACTTTAGAGATTTAGTAAAAGATTTAGCTTCTATTTTTAAAACGAGAATTGAGTTAAGGCAAATTGGTGTTCGTGATGAAGCAAAAATGCTTGGAGGCATAGGTCCATGTGGAAGAATGCTATGTTGCTCCACATTTTTAGGGGATTTTGAACCTGTCTCTATTAAAATGGCGAAGGATCAAAATCTTTCACTTAATCCCACGAAGATATCTGGATTATGTGGACGGTTGATGTGTTGCTTAAAGTATGAAAATGATGAGTACGAAACAGCAAAAAAGCAACTTCCTGATATAGGAGAGTATATTACAACACCAGACGGTAGAGGAAAAGTAGTAGGATTAAACATATTAGAGCGGCTTTTACAAGTAGAGATCATTGAGCGTGATCGGGTAATTGAATACACTTGGGAAGAAATTTTAAATAACGAAGAGGCAGTTTCAACAAAGTCCACAAAGTAG
- the yabA gene encoding DNA replication initiation control protein YabA, protein MDKKEIFESVTSMGEQISSLSKQLEELKDHIGELIEENHALQVENGHLRERLQVFPENNHDKQKNERSRTSDDRIDIGEGYDNLARLYQEGFHICNVHYGSVRQEGDCLFCLSFLNKK, encoded by the coding sequence GTGGATAAAAAAGAAATATTTGAATCAGTAACGAGTATGGGTGAGCAAATTAGTTCATTATCTAAACAGTTAGAAGAATTGAAAGACCATATAGGAGAACTGATTGAAGAGAATCATGCTCTTCAGGTTGAAAATGGACATCTTCGAGAACGACTTCAAGTATTTCCGGAAAATAATCACGATAAACAGAAGAATGAACGCAGTAGAACTTCTGATGATCGAATCGATATTGGTGAAGGATATGATAATTTAGCGAGACTTTACCAAGAAGGCTTCCACATATGTAACGTACACTACGGAAGTGTTAGACAGGAAGGAGATTGTTTATTTTGTTTATCCTTCCTAAATAAGAAATAA
- a CDS encoding tRNA1(Val) (adenine(37)-N6)-methyltransferase yields MVKLIDDERLDYLLAEDLRIIQSPSVFSFSLDAVLLSKFSYVPIRSGNILDLCSGNGVVPLLLSSRSEAKITGIEIQERLFSMACRSVEYNDLSEQIQMICHDINDLSDSLPQSHFDVVTCNPPYFKTPGGDEINKNKHLAIARHEIFCTLEDVIRVSARFVRPGGKVALVHRPGRLLEIVDLMKKYKLEPKRLQFVYPKKDREANTLLIEGIRDGKPDLKILPPTYVYNSKNEYTEEMKRILYGE; encoded by the coding sequence ATGGTAAAGTTAATAGATGATGAACGATTAGATTATTTATTAGCAGAGGATTTAAGGATTATTCAAAGTCCGTCTGTCTTTTCTTTTTCTTTAGATGCTGTACTTTTATCTAAGTTTTCCTATGTCCCAATAAGAAGTGGAAACATTCTTGATTTATGTAGCGGAAATGGCGTCGTTCCGTTACTATTGAGTTCAAGATCAGAAGCGAAAATCACGGGGATAGAAATACAAGAGCGATTATTTAGTATGGCATGTCGAAGCGTTGAGTATAATGACTTATCTGAACAAATTCAGATGATCTGTCATGATATTAATGACCTATCAGATTCCTTGCCACAGAGTCATTTTGATGTTGTGACATGTAATCCACCTTATTTTAAAACTCCTGGAGGAGATGAAATAAATAAGAATAAGCATTTAGCGATTGCAAGACACGAGATTTTTTGTACGCTAGAAGATGTAATTAGAGTAAGCGCAAGGTTTGTTCGACCTGGAGGGAAGGTTGCTCTCGTTCATCGACCTGGTCGTTTATTAGAAATCGTTGATTTAATGAAGAAGTATAAGCTTGAACCAAAACGTTTACAGTTTGTGTATCCTAAGAAAGACCGAGAAGCAAATACTTTATTAATAGAAGGAATTAGGGATGGTAAACCTGACTTGAAAATTCTCCCCCCAACTTATGTGTATAATAGTAAAAATGAGTATACCGAAGAAATGAAAAGGATATTGTATGGAGAGTAA
- a CDS encoding AbrB/MazE/SpoVT family DNA-binding domain-containing protein, translated as MKSTGIVRKVDELGRVVIPIELRRTLGIAEKDALEIYVDDDKIILKKYKANMTCHVTGEVSDDNFSLANGKLVLSREGAEQILDEIKGRINE; from the coding sequence ATGAAATCTACAGGTATTGTACGTAAAGTTGACGAATTAGGACGTGTGGTAATTCCTATCGAATTACGCCGTACACTTGGAATTGCTGAAAAGGACGCATTAGAAATTTATGTGGATGATGATAAGATCATTCTTAAAAAATATAAAGCGAACATGACTTGTCATGTTACTGGTGAAGTATCTGATGATAACTTCTCATTAGCAAACGGAAAGTTAGTTCTTTCTCGTGAAGGTGCAGAACAAATTTTAGATGAGATTAAAGGTCGTATTAACGAGTAA
- the metG gene encoding methionine--tRNA ligase, translated as MKEKRKDTFYISTPIYYPSGKLHIGHAYTTVAGDAMARYKRMRGLDVIYLTGTDEHGQKIQKKAAEKNTTPQQYVDEIVDSIKKLWGKLDISYDDFIRTTENRHKEVVEKIFTKLLDQGDIYLDEYVGWYCTPCESFFTERQLENGNCPDCGREVEKVKEESYFFKMSKYVPQLLKFYDENPDFIQPSSRKNEMVNNFIAPGLEDLAISRTTFDWGIKVPGNPKHVIYVWIDALSNYITALGYGSKNDEKYNRYWPADVHLVGKEIVRFHTIYWPIMLMALDVPLPKKVFAHGWLLMKDGKMSKSKGNVVDPNMLMDRYGVDAVRYYLLREVPFGSDGVFTPESFVERVNSNLANDLGNLLNRTVAMINKYFNGEIPVYNGSVTEYDEDLIQHSKDCMVNYEESIERLEFSVALSSVFSYVSRANKYIDETQPWILAKDEEKKDQLASVMVHLAESLRRIAILLKPFMTKTPEKIVKQLGIKQEKNLNWNSLSSFGDYDSCTVEKGEPIFPRLDVEEETTYIKEQMQAPVKETKEEEINNEVSIDDFLKLDLHVAEVIHAEPVKKTNKLLKIQLDLGNEKRQVVSGIAKDYSPEQLIGRKVICVTNLKPVKLRGELSQGMILAGEKDGCFSLATVDKNLPNGTRIK; from the coding sequence ATGAAGGAGAAAAGAAAAGACACTTTTTATATTTCTACACCTATTTATTATCCTAGTGGAAAGTTACATATTGGTCATGCTTATACAACAGTTGCAGGTGATGCAATGGCACGCTATAAACGTATGCGCGGACTTGATGTCATTTATTTAACTGGAACGGATGAACATGGACAAAAAATACAAAAAAAAGCGGCTGAAAAAAATACAACACCCCAACAATATGTCGATGAGATTGTAGATTCCATCAAAAAGTTATGGGGTAAATTAGATATATCATACGATGATTTTATTAGAACAACAGAGAATCGGCATAAAGAAGTGGTTGAAAAGATTTTTACAAAACTTTTAGATCAAGGAGATATTTATCTTGATGAGTATGTTGGCTGGTACTGTACTCCATGTGAATCGTTTTTCACTGAAAGACAACTTGAAAATGGGAATTGTCCTGACTGTGGAAGAGAAGTGGAAAAAGTAAAGGAAGAATCGTATTTTTTTAAGATGAGCAAATATGTTCCTCAGCTATTAAAGTTTTATGATGAAAACCCAGATTTTATTCAACCCTCTTCTCGTAAAAATGAGATGGTGAATAATTTTATTGCACCTGGATTAGAAGACCTAGCGATATCAAGAACAACTTTCGATTGGGGTATCAAAGTTCCTGGTAACCCTAAACATGTAATATATGTATGGATTGATGCTTTATCAAATTATATTACAGCTTTAGGATACGGTTCTAAAAATGATGAAAAATATAATCGTTACTGGCCTGCAGATGTTCATTTAGTTGGTAAAGAAATCGTGCGCTTTCACACCATTTATTGGCCGATTATGTTAATGGCGCTCGATGTACCTTTACCAAAAAAAGTTTTTGCTCATGGATGGTTACTAATGAAAGACGGAAAGATGTCTAAATCAAAAGGAAATGTTGTCGATCCTAACATGTTAATGGACCGATATGGCGTAGACGCTGTTCGTTATTATTTATTACGTGAAGTACCCTTTGGTTCAGATGGTGTTTTCACCCCAGAAAGCTTTGTTGAGAGAGTAAATTCCAACTTAGCCAATGATCTTGGAAATTTATTAAATAGAACAGTTGCAATGATTAATAAATACTTTAATGGAGAGATCCCGGTCTATAATGGATCGGTCACAGAATATGATGAAGATCTCATTCAACATAGTAAAGACTGTATGGTCAACTATGAAGAATCAATCGAAAGATTAGAATTTTCTGTTGCGCTTTCGTCGGTGTTTTCTTATGTAAGTAGAGCGAATAAATATATAGATGAAACACAACCTTGGATTTTAGCGAAGGATGAAGAGAAGAAAGATCAACTAGCTTCCGTTATGGTTCATTTAGCAGAGTCACTAAGAAGGATTGCTATTCTCTTAAAACCTTTTATGACGAAGACCCCCGAAAAAATCGTTAAACAGTTAGGAATTAAACAAGAGAAAAACCTTAATTGGAACAGTTTATCATCTTTTGGAGACTATGATTCATGCACAGTTGAAAAAGGAGAACCTATATTCCCTCGTTTAGATGTCGAAGAAGAAACAACCTATATTAAAGAACAAATGCAAGCTCCAGTTAAAGAAACAAAAGAGGAAGAAATCAATAACGAAGTAAGTATAGATGACTTTCTAAAACTCGATTTACACGTAGCAGAAGTCATTCATGCAGAACCCGTAAAAAAGACAAATAAATTATTGAAAATTCAATTGGATCTAGGCAATGAAAAGAGACAAGTTGTTTCAGGAATTGCTAAGGATTACTCACCAGAACAGTTAATAGGTCGAAAAGTCATTTGTGTAACAAATTTAAAGCCAGTTAAGCTCAGAGGAGAACTTTCTCAAGGGATGATCTTAGCTGGAGAAAAAGATGGTTGCTTTTCTTTAGCTACAGTTGACAAAAATCTTCCTAATGGAACAAGGATCAAGTGA
- a CDS encoding TatD family hydrolase — protein MLFDTHAHLNAYQYDEDLQEVIDRAKEEGVTNIVVVGFDTETINRAMKLIEEYDFLYAAIGWHPVDAIDMTDEHLKWIKELSSHPKVVAIGEMGLDYHWDKSPKEIQKEVFRKQIKLAKEVNLPIIIHNREATSDVVEILQEEGAREIGGIMHCFSGSLEVAKQCLDMNFFLSFGGPVTFKNARKVKEVAKEVPLDRLLIETDCPYLTPHPYRGKRNEPSYVKYVAEELARLKEKSYKEIVQITEENAKKLFAIK, from the coding sequence ATGTTATTTGATACTCATGCTCATTTAAACGCATATCAATATGATGAAGATTTACAAGAAGTCATTGATCGTGCCAAAGAAGAAGGTGTTACAAATATTGTCGTGGTAGGGTTTGATACTGAAACCATTAACCGAGCTATGAAATTAATAGAAGAGTATGACTTTCTATATGCAGCAATAGGATGGCATCCAGTTGATGCCATTGATATGACAGATGAACACCTTAAATGGATAAAAGAACTATCGTCACATCCTAAAGTGGTTGCTATAGGAGAGATGGGGTTAGACTATCATTGGGATAAATCCCCTAAAGAAATTCAAAAGGAAGTGTTCCGTAAGCAAATTAAGCTGGCAAAGGAAGTTAACCTTCCTATCATCATTCATAATCGTGAAGCTACGTCCGATGTGGTTGAAATCCTTCAAGAGGAAGGGGCAAGAGAGATCGGAGGCATTATGCACTGTTTTTCAGGAAGTCTTGAAGTCGCTAAGCAATGCTTAGATATGAACTTTTTTCTTTCCTTTGGTGGGCCGGTTACGTTTAAAAATGCAAGGAAAGTGAAAGAAGTGGCAAAGGAAGTACCTTTAGATAGACTATTAATCGAAACAGATTGTCCATATTTAACTCCCCATCCTTACAGAGGAAAGAGGAACGAACCTAGTTATGTGAAATATGTGGCCGAAGAGTTAGCGAGACTTAAAGAAAAAAGCTATAAAGAGATTGTTCAAATAACAGAAGAGAATGCAAAAAAACTTTTCGCTATAAAATGA
- the rsmA gene encoding 16S rRNA (adenine(1518)-N(6)/adenine(1519)-N(6))-dimethyltransferase RsmA, with product MNKEIATINRTRDILKKHGFSFKKSLGQNFLIDTNVLSRIVDHADVTSETGVIEVGPGIGALTEQLAKRAKKVVAFEIDKRLIPILDETLSPYRNTTIINQDVLKANIHEVIDQELKGCKEIMVVANLPYYVTTPIIMKVLEEQLPVKGIVVMLQKEVADRMTAVPSTKDYGTLSVAVQYYTEAKVVMDVPRTVFIPQPNVDSAVIKLNLRDKPIVDLKNHSYFSDLVKSSFAQRRKTILNNLVTRYKKDGLSKAQIEDLLSKANISPNRRGETLTIKEFALLSDLFYQEQG from the coding sequence ATGAATAAAGAAATAGCGACTATTAATCGTACACGTGATATCTTAAAAAAGCATGGTTTTTCCTTTAAAAAAAGTTTAGGACAAAATTTCCTTATTGATACGAATGTACTAAGTCGTATTGTTGATCATGCTGATGTTACCTCAGAAACAGGTGTAATTGAAGTAGGACCAGGGATAGGAGCACTCACAGAGCAACTTGCAAAAAGAGCAAAAAAAGTAGTGGCATTCGAAATAGATAAGCGTTTAATTCCTATCTTAGACGAAACTTTGTCTCCTTATAGGAATACAACAATCATTAATCAAGATGTGTTAAAAGCTAATATTCATGAAGTAATTGATCAGGAACTAAAGGGTTGTAAGGAAATTATGGTAGTCGCTAATTTACCTTATTACGTAACGACGCCAATTATTATGAAGGTATTAGAAGAGCAGTTGCCAGTAAAGGGGATTGTGGTGATGCTTCAAAAAGAAGTGGCTGACCGAATGACCGCTGTCCCATCAACGAAAGATTATGGGACATTGTCTGTCGCTGTGCAATATTATACAGAAGCAAAGGTCGTAATGGATGTGCCTAGAACCGTATTTATTCCCCAACCAAATGTTGATTCGGCGGTTATTAAGTTAAATCTTCGCGATAAACCAATTGTTGATCTGAAAAATCATTCCTATTTTTCTGATTTAGTGAAATCGTCTTTTGCACAAAGAAGAAAAACCATACTAAACAATTTAGTTACTCGTTATAAAAAAGACGGATTGAGTAAAGCACAAATAGAGGATCTGTTATCAAAAGCAAATATCAGTCCAAATAGGAGAGGGGAAACTTTGACAATAAAAGAGTTTGCCTTACTAAGTGATTTGTTCTATCAAGAACAAGGATAA
- the yabG gene encoding sporulation peptidase YabG, with amino-acid sequence MGFRSGDIVSRRSYQCDVIFKITEIRKRSSGDHLAILYGESVRLVADAFLSDLVNVDEGELRHRIDEEKEKLERSLYLLKQDQLLIKEKQEYVATNFYRYDENVFHIPGKVLHLDGDPAYLDKCLHLYEKIGVPVHGEYCKETEMPKRISELMEKYQPDILVITGHDAYSKHKGGIDDLNAYRHSKDFVKTVKLARKWIQHRDQLIIFAGACQSHFESLIRAGANFASSPSRVNIHALDPVYIVAKISFTPFVERINVWDILKNTLTREKGLGGIETKGVLRMGMPFKLNNE; translated from the coding sequence ATGGGGTTTAGAAGTGGAGATATTGTCTCAAGAAGATCGTACCAATGTGATGTTATCTTTAAAATTACGGAAATAAGAAAAAGGTCATCTGGCGATCATTTAGCTATTTTATATGGAGAATCTGTTCGGTTAGTTGCAGATGCTTTTTTATCTGACCTTGTTAATGTGGATGAGGGAGAATTAAGACATAGAATTGATGAAGAGAAAGAAAAGTTAGAACGGTCATTATATTTATTAAAACAAGACCAACTATTAATAAAAGAGAAGCAAGAGTATGTTGCTACTAATTTTTATCGGTATGATGAAAACGTTTTTCATATTCCGGGGAAGGTATTACACCTAGATGGAGATCCTGCTTATCTAGATAAATGTTTACATTTATACGAGAAAATTGGTGTCCCGGTACATGGTGAATATTGTAAAGAGACAGAAATGCCGAAAAGGATTAGTGAACTAATGGAAAAGTATCAGCCTGATATACTCGTCATTACTGGACATGATGCTTATTCTAAACATAAAGGTGGGATTGATGACTTAAACGCTTATAGGCATTCAAAGGACTTTGTGAAAACAGTTAAGCTAGCGAGAAAGTGGATTCAACACCGAGACCAACTAATTATTTTTGCAGGAGCATGTCAATCTCATTTTGAATCCTTAATTCGTGCTGGAGCGAACTTTGCCAGTTCACCCTCTAGGGTTAATATTCATGCATTAGACCCGGTTTATATTGTTGCAAAAATTAGTTTCACCCCATTTGTGGAACGTATTAATGTATGGGATATATTGAAAAATACCTTAACAAGAGAAAAAGGACTTGGAGGAATAGAAACTAAAGGGGTTTTAAGGATGGGGATGCCCTTCAAGTTAAACAATGAGTAA
- the veg gene encoding biofilm formation stimulator Veg: MAKTLIDIKQSLDLNLGKRLTLKANGGRRKTVERCGVLAETYPSVFVIELDQQENSFERVSYSYADVLTETVEITFDDSALLAGQ; this comes from the coding sequence ATGGCGAAAACTTTAATTGATATTAAACAATCTCTAGATTTAAATCTGGGTAAACGTTTAACCTTAAAGGCCAATGGTGGTAGAAGAAAGACTGTAGAACGTTGTGGAGTCCTAGCCGAAACATACCCATCTGTATTTGTGATTGAATTAGATCAACAGGAAAATTCTTTTGAAAGAGTATCATATAGTTATGCCGATGTATTAACAGAAACGGTAGAAATAACCTTTGATGATAGTGCATTGCTAGCAGGGCAGTAG
- the purR gene encoding pur operon repressor has translation MKFRRSGRLVDLTNYLLNHPQESVPLTFFSERYQSAKSSISEDLAIIKQTFQQQGIGTLITASGAAGGVKFIPKVEREEAEEMIRDLCELMEDRERILPGGYLYLMDIIGRPDLIKKIGRLFASVYADKGIDYVVTVATKGIPIAYAVAELLNVPVVVVRRDSKITEGSTVSINYLSGSSKRIQTMLLSKRSLKEHANVLIIDDFMKAGGTINGMNSLLEEFQAEVVGIGVLMEVIADEERLVDDYVSLLKLEYLDSKKSSIRVNQGNYFLNLA, from the coding sequence ATGAAGTTTAGAAGAAGTGGAAGGTTAGTGGATTTGACGAATTATCTATTAAACCATCCACAAGAATCCGTCCCATTGACATTTTTTTCTGAGCGCTATCAGTCTGCAAAATCATCCATAAGTGAAGATTTAGCCATTATTAAGCAAACATTTCAACAACAAGGAATAGGAACATTAATTACAGCATCTGGAGCAGCTGGTGGAGTTAAATTTATTCCTAAAGTTGAACGAGAAGAAGCAGAAGAAATGATTCGTGATTTATGTGAATTAATGGAGGATCGAGAAAGAATACTTCCAGGCGGATATCTGTATTTAATGGACATCATTGGGAGACCGGATCTAATAAAAAAAATAGGAAGATTGTTCGCTTCTGTTTACGCTGATAAGGGAATTGATTATGTGGTAACAGTAGCCACTAAAGGTATTCCGATTGCTTACGCTGTAGCAGAATTATTAAACGTTCCTGTTGTTGTGGTGAGAAGGGATAGTAAAATAACGGAGGGGTCTACGGTTAGTATTAATTACCTTTCGGGATCCTCTAAACGCATTCAAACAATGTTGTTGTCAAAGAGAAGCTTAAAAGAACACGCTAATGTACTGATCATTGATGACTTCATGAAGGCCGGTGGAACGATTAATGGCATGAACAGCTTATTAGAAGAATTTCAAGCAGAGGTAGTTGGTATAGGTGTTTTAATGGAAGTAATTGCTGATGAGGAACGGTTAGTAGATGATTATGTATCTTTATTAAAGCTTGAATACCTTGATAGTAAAAAGAGCAGTATTCGTGTAAATCAAGGTAATTATTTTCTGAATTTAGCTTAA
- a CDS encoding RidA family protein: MEMINTSKAPAAIGPYSQGVIVNNLFFSSGQIALASEGNLLDGDVIEQTHQVFKNIQAVLEEAGSSLQSVIKTTVYLKDMNSFNAVNNVYGEYFENHKPARSCVEVARLPKDVEIEIEVIASVIK; encoded by the coding sequence ATGGAAATGATTAATACGAGTAAAGCGCCAGCTGCAATTGGTCCATATTCACAAGGGGTTATCGTCAATAATTTATTTTTCAGCTCTGGTCAAATTGCCTTAGCTTCAGAAGGGAATTTACTGGACGGGGATGTCATTGAACAAACTCATCAAGTTTTTAAAAATATTCAAGCAGTTCTAGAGGAAGCAGGAAGTTCGCTCCAATCTGTTATCAAAACAACGGTCTATTTAAAAGATATGAACAGTTTTAATGCTGTAAACAACGTTTATGGAGAGTATTTTGAAAATCATAAGCCAGCAAGATCATGTGTAGAAGTAGCAAGACTGCCAAAGGATGTTGAAATAGAAATAGAAGTGATAGCGTCAGTTATAAAATAG
- the spoVG gene encoding septation regulator SpoVG, translated as MEVTDVRLRRVNTDGRMRAIASITLDGEFVVHDIRVIDGNNGLFVAMPSKRTPDGEFRDIAHPINSNTRGKIQDAVLAEFHRVGELEVDFQEAGAS; from the coding sequence TTGGAAGTAACAGATGTGAGATTACGCCGTGTAAATACAGATGGCCGCATGAGAGCGATTGCTTCTATTACCTTAGATGGTGAGTTTGTTGTTCATGACATTCGCGTCATTGATGGTAATAACGGTCTATTTGTTGCAATGCCAAGTAAGCGTACACCGGATGGTGAGTTCAGAGACATTGCGCACCCTATTAATTCAAATACACGAGGAAAGATTCAAGACGCTGTTTTAGCAGAGTTCCATCGTGTAGGTGAGTTAGAGGTTGATTTTCAAGAAGCAGGTGCTTCATAA
- the glmU gene encoding bifunctional UDP-N-acetylglucosamine diphosphorylase/glucosamine-1-phosphate N-acetyltransferase GlmU produces the protein MENRFAVVLAAGQGTRMKSSLYKVLHPVCEKPMVEHVIDQVQKLNLEIIVTVVGHGADQVKQQLKNKSQFSLQNEQLGTAHAVMQTSEFLKGKKGTTIVLCGDTPLITAETISQLIGLHEKTKAKATVLTAIAKDPTGYGRIIRDNEGNVGKIVEHKDANEEELKVSEINTGTYCFDNEVLFDTLTKVKNDNAQGEYYLPDVIEILFKSNEKVSAFATNNFEETLGVNDRVALSQAEKYMKDRINRKHMKNGVTIIDPNQTYISDSVEVGKDTVIYPGTIIKGQTSIGEGCQVGPNSEIANSTIGNGTVIKQSVVHESEIKDQAVIGPFAHIRPSSFIDKNVKIGNFVEVKKSDIGSDSKVSHLSYIGDAEVGTNVNIGCGTITVNYDGKAKHLTKIEDDAFIGCNSNLIAPVKIGNKSTVAAGSTITEDVPANSLSIARSRQMNKLDYNKK, from the coding sequence ATGGAGAATCGTTTTGCGGTGGTATTAGCTGCCGGACAAGGGACAAGAATGAAATCTAGTTTATATAAAGTGCTTCATCCGGTTTGTGAAAAACCTATGGTGGAACATGTCATTGATCAAGTTCAAAAGTTAAATCTTGAAATAATTGTAACAGTCGTTGGTCATGGTGCTGACCAGGTTAAACAACAACTGAAAAATAAATCGCAATTTTCCTTGCAAAATGAGCAACTAGGAACGGCACATGCGGTCATGCAAACAAGCGAGTTTCTTAAAGGGAAAAAAGGAACAACTATTGTGTTATGTGGGGATACACCCTTAATTACAGCTGAAACGATTAGCCAATTGATTGGGCTGCATGAAAAAACAAAAGCAAAGGCTACGGTTTTAACTGCTATTGCGAAAGACCCGACAGGATATGGTAGAATTATTAGAGATAACGAAGGTAATGTAGGGAAAATTGTTGAACATAAAGATGCCAATGAAGAAGAGTTAAAGGTTAGTGAAATTAATACAGGAACTTATTGTTTTGATAATGAAGTATTGTTCGACACTTTAACAAAAGTGAAAAATGATAATGCACAAGGAGAATATTATTTACCAGATGTAATAGAAATCTTATTTAAAAGTAATGAGAAAGTCTCTGCATTTGCAACGAACAACTTTGAAGAGACTTTAGGTGTAAACGATCGAGTGGCATTGTCTCAAGCAGAAAAGTATATGAAAGACCGAATCAATCGTAAACATATGAAAAATGGTGTAACAATCATTGACCCTAATCAAACGTATATCTCAGACTCAGTAGAAGTTGGGAAAGATACGGTTATATATCCAGGGACAATCATTAAAGGTCAAACAAGTATAGGTGAAGGTTGCCAAGTAGGCCCAAACTCAGAAATAGCCAATTCAACAATCGGAAACGGGACGGTTATAAAACAATCGGTCGTTCATGAAAGTGAAATTAAAGATCAGGCTGTTATTGGACCGTTTGCTCATATTAGACCGTCTTCATTTATTGACAAAAATGTAAAGATTGGGAATTTTGTAGAAGTAAAAAAATCAGACATAGGCAGCGATAGCAAAGTGTCTCATTTAAGCTATATCGGTGATGCTGAAGTTGGAACGAACGTCAATATAGGATGTGGTACAATAACTGTTAATTACGATGGAAAGGCGAAACACCTCACTAAGATTGAAGACGATGCATTTATTGGCTGTAACTCAAACTTAATTGCTCCTGTTAAAATTGGCAATAAATCAACTGTTGCAGCTGGGTCGACGATAACAGAAGATGTGCCAGCTAATTCTTTATCTATCGCTCGATCACGTCAAATGAATAAACTCGATTACAATAAAAAATAG